From Mycolicibacterium nivoides, a single genomic window includes:
- a CDS encoding RICIN domain-containing protein, with product MIMVLPTPGTYGMLVAKHSGKAIEVADASLADGTKVVQSDKTRAANQLFRFSEAAPGFFSIAALHSGKVLQVADDLEAVRQFARTAEGRQEFSLAQNGDFFVITNRVSGRVLDVRGASKENGAELIQFPFLDDHDNQLWSFVPVDVSPCADITRQIRKNDERIANDLTGLDDPDITREQRKSLQKDLDEARARKRGLEKELSRCLEGLPVP from the coding sequence ATGATCATGGTGCTGCCGACGCCAGGTACCTACGGAATGCTGGTGGCGAAGCATTCCGGTAAGGCCATCGAAGTAGCGGATGCGTCGCTAGCCGACGGAACCAAAGTCGTTCAGTCCGACAAGACCAGGGCCGCCAATCAATTGTTCCGATTCTCCGAAGCTGCGCCCGGCTTCTTCAGCATCGCGGCGCTGCACTCGGGCAAGGTCCTGCAAGTGGCGGACGATCTCGAAGCTGTCCGCCAGTTCGCCCGAACTGCCGAGGGCCGGCAGGAATTCTCCCTGGCGCAGAACGGGGACTTCTTTGTGATCACAAACCGCGTCTCCGGCCGTGTGCTCGATGTCCGGGGTGCCAGCAAGGAGAACGGTGCCGAACTCATCCAGTTTCCGTTCCTGGATGACCACGACAACCAGCTGTGGAGCTTCGTGCCGGTCGACGTGAGTCCCTGCGCGGACATCACCCGTCAGATCCGCAAGAACGACGAGCGGATCGCCAATGACCTGACCGGCCTTGACGACCCGGACATCACGCGAGAGCAGCGCAAGTCGCTGCAAAAGGATCTGGACGAGGCACGGGCACGCAAGCGCGGACTGGAGAAGGAACTGAGCCGCTGCCTCGAGGGACTGCCGGTGCCCTAG
- a CDS encoding L,D-transpeptidase, which yields MKLTSVRRAYLAVALAVLAVSGGVVVSALPDCAEHCQTLAAAPQGAPQPSPTEPAKLSIVPKPDAEVDPLARVMVTADTGTVARVTMVNDAGKEIPGVLTPDARTWKPTSTLGYGRTYTLKVEARGPGGMPTRKTTSFSTVTPGYQARVYLNGTNYAPLQDGATYGVGMVIVARFDEPITDKAAAENRMKVTTEPKALGSWNWIDDQTAHWRPQKYYAPGTKVTVDAGIYGAKLGDDLYGAQDEKVSFTIGASHVTVADDTDKQVKVYENGKLVRTMPTSMGMGGTETIGGTTMSFWTPRGIYTVMDKANPVVMDSSTYGLPVNSRLGYKTTIPWATRISIDGIYLHQLNATVWAQGNTNTSHGCLNLNGDNAEWFYNFSVPGDIVEIRNTGGDPLKPTNNGDWSVTWTDWVKGSALR from the coding sequence GTGAAGTTGACGTCTGTTCGTCGTGCCTACCTGGCGGTCGCACTTGCTGTGCTGGCCGTGTCGGGTGGTGTCGTTGTTTCGGCCCTGCCGGACTGCGCCGAGCACTGCCAGACGTTGGCCGCCGCGCCACAGGGCGCGCCGCAGCCGTCGCCCACCGAGCCGGCCAAACTCAGCATCGTGCCCAAGCCCGACGCCGAGGTCGACCCGCTGGCCCGGGTCATGGTCACCGCCGACACCGGCACCGTGGCGCGCGTGACGATGGTCAACGACGCGGGCAAGGAGATCCCCGGCGTCCTCACCCCCGACGCCAGGACCTGGAAGCCGACCTCCACGCTCGGCTACGGCCGCACCTACACGCTGAAGGTCGAGGCCCGCGGCCCCGGCGGCATGCCGACCCGCAAGACCACGAGTTTCTCCACCGTGACCCCCGGCTACCAGGCCCGCGTCTACCTCAACGGCACGAACTACGCCCCGCTGCAGGACGGTGCCACCTACGGCGTCGGCATGGTGATCGTCGCGCGTTTCGACGAGCCGATCACCGACAAGGCCGCCGCCGAGAACCGGATGAAGGTCACCACCGAGCCCAAGGCCCTCGGCTCGTGGAACTGGATCGACGACCAGACCGCGCACTGGCGTCCGCAGAAGTACTACGCCCCGGGCACCAAGGTCACCGTCGACGCCGGCATCTACGGCGCCAAGCTGGGTGACGACCTCTACGGCGCGCAGGACGAGAAGGTCTCCTTCACCATCGGCGCCTCGCACGTCACCGTCGCCGACGACACCGACAAGCAGGTCAAGGTCTACGAGAACGGCAAGCTGGTCCGCACCATGCCGACCTCGATGGGCATGGGCGGCACCGAGACCATCGGCGGCACCACGATGAGCTTCTGGACCCCGCGCGGCATCTACACAGTGATGGACAAGGCCAACCCGGTGGTCATGGACTCCTCGACCTACGGCCTGCCGGTCAACTCGCGGCTGGGCTACAAGACGACCATCCCGTGGGCCACCCGCATCAGCATCGACGGTATCTACCTGCACCAGCTCAACGCGACGGTGTGGGCGCAGGGCAACACGAACACCAGTCACGGCTGCCTCAACCTCAACGGTGACAACGCGGAGTGGTTCTACAACTTCTCGGTGCCCGGCGACATCGTCGAGATCCGCAACACCGGCGGGGACCCGCTCAAGCCGACCAACAACGGCGACTGGTCGGTGACCTGGACCGATTGGGTCAAGGGCAGCGCGCTGCGCTGA
- a CDS encoding HNH endonuclease signature motif containing protein encodes MPSERPAVPAAIKRAVLIEAGHRCAIPTCRQTPVEIAHIEPWSAVKTHAVENLIALCPTCHTRYDNGDIDRISMRQYKANLAILNNRYSETERQLLRAFVKKLEMARRLEPSVTAAGLADFAGIGRVRIYSEMDWMLVNLVDDGLLTFRDYEHRALHEQERALNSKVVELTAKGAEFLEHWMTAEPLG; translated from the coding sequence ATGCCATCGGAGCGCCCCGCCGTACCCGCCGCGATCAAGCGCGCGGTACTGATCGAGGCAGGCCATCGGTGCGCCATTCCGACGTGTAGGCAGACACCGGTTGAGATCGCGCACATCGAGCCGTGGTCGGCGGTGAAGACGCACGCCGTGGAAAACCTGATCGCGTTATGCCCGACCTGTCATACGCGGTACGACAACGGCGATATCGATCGAATCTCGATGCGGCAATACAAAGCCAACCTCGCCATTCTGAATAACCGATATTCCGAGACCGAACGGCAGTTGTTGCGGGCCTTCGTGAAGAAACTCGAAATGGCCAGGCGACTCGAGCCGTCCGTCACTGCCGCCGGCCTGGCCGACTTCGCGGGAATCGGCAGGGTTCGCATCTATTCGGAGATGGATTGGATGCTGGTCAACCTCGTCGATGACGGGCTGCTCACCTTCCGCGACTACGAACACCGTGCCCTCCACGAGCAGGAGCGCGCGTTGAACTCAAAAGTCGTCGAGCTCACCGCCAAGGGGGCGGAATTCTTGGAGCATTGGATGACGGCGGAGCCTCTGGGCTAG
- a CDS encoding TIGR00730 family Rossman fold protein: MNICVFLSAADLDDRYTEPARAFAELLGTGGHTLVWGGSDKGLMKVVADGVQNSGGRLVGISVEFLRQQARTGADEMVITADLAERKATLLARSDALVVMAGGLGTLDEATEILELRKHRRHDKPVVLLNTAGFYDGLVIQLRRMEQDGFLPLPLDELVYVTEEPDAAMTYLQSSVGGAA, translated from the coding sequence ATGAACATCTGCGTCTTCCTCTCCGCCGCCGACCTCGATGACCGCTACACGGAACCGGCGCGCGCCTTCGCCGAACTCCTCGGCACGGGAGGCCACACGCTGGTCTGGGGCGGCTCCGACAAGGGGCTGATGAAGGTCGTGGCCGACGGGGTACAGAACAGCGGCGGCAGGCTGGTGGGGATCTCGGTCGAGTTTCTGCGACAACAGGCGAGGACGGGCGCCGACGAAATGGTGATCACCGCCGACCTCGCCGAGCGCAAGGCGACGCTGCTTGCGCGTTCGGACGCACTGGTGGTGATGGCCGGTGGCCTGGGCACCCTCGATGAAGCCACCGAGATCCTGGAGCTGCGCAAGCACCGGCGGCACGACAAGCCCGTGGTGCTGCTGAACACCGCCGGCTTCTATGACGGCCTGGTGATCCAGCTGCGGCGGATGGAGCAGGACGGTTTCCTGCCTCTGCCGCTGGACGAGCTGGTGTACGTCACCGAAGAGCCTGACGCGGCGATGACGTACCTCCAGAGCAGTGTCGGCGGTGCTGCCTAG
- a CDS encoding peptide chain release factor 3, producing MTDKALDDALVPKASNTAQAAKISAEAARRRTFAVISHPDAGKSTLTEALALHARVITEAGAIHGKAGRRSTVSDWMDMEKARGISITSTALQFPYRDCVINLLDTPGHADFSEDTYRVLTAVDCAVMLIDAAKGLEPQTLKLFQVCKHRGIPIITVINKWDRPGRHALELMDEIHERIGLRTTPLTWPVGIAGDFKGVMDRRENKFIRFTRTAGGATAAPEEHIAAADAHAAAGDDWDTAVEESELLSIDGSDYDRETFLSGESSPVLFTSAALNFGVNQLLDVLVELAPAPSGSVDVDGVRRAVDSPFSAFVFKVQAGMDSAHRDRIAYARVVSGTFERGDVLTHAATGKPFVTKYAQSVFGQQRSTLDDAWPGDVIGLANAAALRPGDTLYRDIPVVYPPIPSFSPEHFAVARGTDPSKHKQFRKGIEQLEQEGVVQVLRSDKRGEQAPVFAAVGPMQFEVAAHRMATELSAPIALENLPYQVARVVRPEDADFVNRQVSAEVLTRSDGVMLVLFSTPWRLEGFQRDNPDIKLGSLVAAEG from the coding sequence ATGACCGACAAAGCCCTCGATGACGCCCTGGTTCCCAAGGCCTCCAACACCGCCCAAGCTGCCAAGATCTCCGCCGAGGCGGCCCGTCGCCGCACCTTCGCCGTCATCAGCCACCCCGACGCCGGTAAGTCCACGCTGACCGAGGCGCTCGCGTTGCATGCCCGGGTGATCACCGAGGCCGGCGCGATCCACGGCAAGGCGGGCCGGCGCTCCACGGTGTCGGACTGGATGGACATGGAGAAGGCCCGCGGTATCTCGATCACCTCGACCGCGCTGCAGTTCCCCTATCGCGACTGCGTCATCAACCTGCTCGACACCCCCGGGCACGCCGACTTCTCCGAGGACACCTACCGCGTGCTGACCGCGGTGGACTGCGCGGTCATGCTCATCGACGCCGCGAAAGGCCTTGAGCCGCAGACCCTCAAGCTGTTCCAGGTGTGTAAGCACCGCGGCATCCCGATCATCACGGTGATCAACAAGTGGGACCGCCCGGGCCGGCACGCGCTGGAGCTGATGGACGAGATCCACGAGCGGATCGGGCTGCGCACCACTCCGCTGACCTGGCCGGTCGGTATCGCCGGAGATTTCAAGGGCGTGATGGACCGCCGGGAGAACAAGTTCATCCGGTTCACCCGCACCGCGGGCGGTGCCACCGCGGCACCCGAGGAGCACATCGCCGCGGCCGACGCCCACGCGGCCGCCGGTGACGACTGGGATACCGCCGTCGAGGAATCCGAGCTGCTGTCGATCGACGGGTCCGACTACGACCGCGAGACCTTCCTGTCCGGCGAGTCCTCTCCGGTGCTGTTCACCTCGGCCGCGCTGAACTTCGGCGTGAACCAGCTGCTCGACGTCCTGGTGGAGCTGGCCCCGGCGCCCAGCGGTTCGGTCGATGTCGACGGTGTGCGGCGGGCGGTCGATTCGCCGTTCAGCGCGTTCGTGTTCAAGGTGCAGGCGGGCATGGACTCGGCGCACCGTGACCGCATCGCCTATGCGCGGGTGGTCTCGGGCACGTTCGAGCGCGGCGACGTGCTCACCCACGCCGCCACCGGCAAGCCGTTCGTCACCAAGTACGCGCAGTCGGTGTTCGGCCAGCAGCGCTCGACGCTCGATGACGCCTGGCCCGGTGATGTGATCGGGTTGGCCAACGCCGCGGCACTGCGCCCCGGCGACACGCTGTACCGCGACATCCCGGTGGTGTACCCGCCGATCCCGAGCTTCTCCCCCGAGCACTTCGCGGTGGCCCGCGGCACCGATCCCAGCAAGCACAAGCAGTTCCGCAAGGGGATCGAGCAGCTCGAGCAGGAAGGCGTCGTGCAGGTCCTGCGCTCCGACAAGCGCGGCGAGCAGGCACCGGTGTTCGCCGCGGTCGGGCCGATGCAGTTCGAGGTGGCCGCCCACCGGATGGCCACCGAACTCAGCGCACCGATCGCACTGGAGAACCTGCCCTATCAGGTCGCGCGAGTCGTCCGCCCCGAGGACGCCGACTTTGTGAATCGCCAGGTGTCGGCGGAAGTTTTGACGCGCAGCGACGGCGTCATGCTCGTGCTGTTCTCGACGCCGTGGCGGCTGGAAGGCTTCCAGCGCGACAACCCCGACATCAAGCTCGGGTCGTTGGTGGCAGCCGAAGGCTGA
- a CDS encoding purine-cytosine permease family protein — protein sequence MSFSSYFQGPATSLDDQIESYATTRVPDSQRWRRPAILLVLTGNVTAMFWFALGGQMGFLVGWPTLLIPIAYMIVGATIVGALVMRIASQEGLSLPLLSRGLGFGARGSAIASFVYAVNYVFYFIFEGSIVSHGLSEIAGIPINSAAASVVFGIVALIALYYSWRGMHSMNILQRFGMPIFLILFAVGMVMLANGYVLVGPGEWVVQDGVSATAMWQALSLANGQVVFQALIATDYGRFVKRSVSYVGTAGVMLVELLMIAVVMVLGAFLGFTMISHFDGSRAEQELAATDPGLIFAVVMGVLGVIFAILTQVRINVMNLYSGSLALSNAWDVLSPKRIGRQWWMVLLVALGVVLYPINVLQYTDKFLAVTGIMTNTWIFILLSDYFVCRKLLKLAPSSQIEFREGRVKDWNLCGMVALAAGLTLGALGVFGVYPLHFASFAAMLLGPIVYIPLTIITRGSQYGPVASGIDDELPDDECAMAAE from the coding sequence TTGAGCTTCAGCAGCTATTTTCAGGGGCCGGCCACCAGCCTCGACGACCAGATCGAGAGCTACGCGACGACGCGCGTCCCGGACAGTCAACGCTGGCGCCGGCCGGCCATCCTGCTCGTCCTCACCGGGAACGTCACCGCGATGTTCTGGTTCGCCCTGGGTGGCCAGATGGGCTTTCTGGTGGGTTGGCCGACCCTGCTCATTCCGATCGCCTACATGATCGTCGGCGCCACTATCGTCGGCGCGCTGGTGATGAGAATCGCCAGTCAGGAAGGCTTGTCGCTGCCGCTGCTGTCCCGCGGACTAGGTTTCGGTGCCCGCGGTTCGGCGATCGCCTCGTTCGTCTACGCGGTGAACTATGTCTTCTACTTCATCTTCGAGGGCAGCATCGTTTCGCACGGCCTGAGCGAAATCGCCGGAATACCAATCAATTCGGCGGCAGCCAGCGTAGTATTCGGCATCGTCGCGCTCATCGCGCTGTACTACTCCTGGCGCGGTATGCACTCGATGAACATCCTGCAGCGGTTCGGCATGCCGATCTTCCTGATCCTCTTCGCCGTCGGCATGGTGATGCTGGCCAATGGCTACGTGCTCGTCGGGCCCGGGGAATGGGTGGTTCAGGACGGTGTGTCGGCCACGGCCATGTGGCAGGCGCTGAGCCTGGCCAACGGCCAGGTGGTGTTCCAGGCCCTGATCGCCACTGACTACGGCCGGTTCGTCAAGCGCTCGGTCTCCTACGTCGGTACCGCGGGCGTGATGCTCGTCGAGCTGCTGATGATCGCCGTGGTCATGGTGCTGGGCGCGTTCCTCGGCTTCACGATGATCTCGCATTTCGACGGCAGCCGCGCCGAACAGGAACTCGCCGCCACCGATCCCGGCTTGATCTTCGCGGTCGTGATGGGCGTGCTCGGTGTGATCTTCGCGATCTTGACCCAGGTGCGGATCAACGTGATGAACCTGTACTCCGGGTCCCTTGCCCTGTCCAACGCCTGGGATGTGCTCTCCCCCAAACGCATTGGACGACAGTGGTGGATGGTGCTGCTGGTTGCGCTCGGCGTGGTGCTCTACCCGATCAACGTGCTGCAATACACGGACAAGTTCCTGGCGGTGACCGGCATCATGACCAACACCTGGATTTTCATCCTGCTCAGCGACTACTTCGTCTGCCGCAAACTGCTCAAGCTCGCGCCGAGCAGCCAGATCGAGTTCCGCGAGGGGCGGGTCAAGGACTGGAACCTGTGCGGCATGGTGGCGCTGGCCGCGGGTCTGACCCTGGGCGCTCTTGGCGTGTTCGGCGTCTACCCGTTGCACTTCGCCTCGTTCGCGGCCATGCTGCTGGGACCGATCGTGTACATCCCGCTCACCATCATCACCCGGGGCTCGCAGTATGGTCCGGTCGCCTCGGGCATCGATGATGAGCTGCCGGACGATGAGTGCGCGATGGCGGCCGAGTGA
- a CDS encoding amidase yields the protein MTENGSEAGLHYREICELVDMLAAGDVTARQLTQLTLDRIATVDQRLGSYAFVAPDEALTQADQSDERRKAGTTRGPLDGIPLAIKDIYDKAGWRTEAGMSVRAGQVADSSATVVERLEQAGAVIVGKVHTTEGVYTEHTPPFKAPLNPWDPNRWVGVSSSGSGVAPVAGLCFGALGSDTGGSIRMPSASNGATGLKPTWGRVSRAGVVELAATLDHVGPICRSARDAGLVLGAIAGADPRDPTAALRPVPQFDTQPPASLSGVRIGIDPEWSYREVSIDVEKAHREAEQALRDLGAELVPITLPDPTEAITDWFGVCAVQTARAHRGLYPEHKDSYGPALSELIDRGIAMSGIEYDELLQRRLKFKGQMEAALARVDSVLIPAMSFIAPPVEKMIRMDEETTAGVHRFTVPFTLSQLPTITFPGGFTTTEAGRLFPVGLQMVGSAFEERRLVDIVGAFQAATPWNKEHPAV from the coding sequence ATGACTGAGAACGGTTCGGAAGCCGGACTGCACTACCGGGAAATCTGCGAGCTGGTCGACATGCTGGCCGCCGGCGACGTCACCGCACGGCAACTGACCCAGCTGACCCTCGACCGGATCGCCACAGTGGACCAGCGCCTGGGGTCCTACGCCTTCGTCGCACCGGACGAGGCCCTGACCCAGGCCGACCAGTCCGACGAGCGCCGCAAAGCCGGGACGACGCGCGGCCCGCTGGACGGTATTCCATTGGCCATCAAGGATATTTACGACAAGGCCGGATGGCGCACCGAGGCCGGGATGTCCGTTCGGGCCGGGCAGGTGGCCGACAGCTCCGCGACGGTCGTCGAACGGCTGGAGCAGGCCGGCGCCGTCATCGTCGGCAAGGTACACACCACCGAGGGCGTGTACACCGAGCACACACCCCCGTTCAAGGCGCCACTCAACCCCTGGGACCCGAATCGCTGGGTCGGAGTGTCCTCGAGTGGCAGCGGGGTGGCCCCGGTGGCCGGGTTGTGTTTCGGGGCTCTGGGCTCTGATACCGGCGGATCGATCCGGATGCCTTCGGCCTCCAACGGGGCAACCGGGCTGAAACCGACGTGGGGCCGGGTGAGTCGGGCCGGCGTCGTCGAACTCGCGGCGACGCTCGATCACGTGGGACCGATCTGCCGTTCGGCCCGCGACGCCGGACTGGTGTTGGGCGCCATCGCCGGCGCGGACCCTCGGGATCCGACCGCCGCGCTGCGGCCGGTACCCCAATTCGATACCCAGCCGCCGGCGTCGCTGAGCGGGGTCCGGATCGGTATCGACCCGGAGTGGAGCTATCGCGAGGTCAGCATCGACGTCGAGAAGGCCCACCGCGAAGCCGAGCAGGCGCTGCGGGATCTGGGTGCCGAGCTCGTCCCGATCACCCTGCCCGATCCGACCGAGGCCATCACCGACTGGTTCGGCGTGTGCGCGGTGCAGACCGCCCGTGCGCACCGCGGGCTGTATCCGGAACACAAGGACAGCTACGGGCCGGCCCTCAGTGAACTGATCGATCGCGGAATTGCCATGTCCGGCATCGAATATGACGAACTGTTGCAGCGGCGGCTGAAGTTCAAGGGTCAGATGGAGGCGGCGCTGGCGCGGGTGGATTCGGTGCTGATCCCGGCGATGTCCTTCATCGCCCCACCGGTCGAAAAGATGATCCGAATGGATGAGGAGACCACCGCGGGGGTGCACCGATTCACGGTGCCGTTCACCCTGTCACAACTGCCAACCATCACCTTCCCCGGCGGTTTCACCACCACAGAAGCCGGCCGTCTCTTCCCGGTCGGCCTGCAGATGGTCGGGAGCGCATTCGAGGAGCGCCGGCTTGTCGACATCGTCGGCGCCTTCCAGGCAGCCACACCGTGGAACAAGGAGCATCCCGCGGTGTGA
- a CDS encoding LysR family transcriptional regulator, with protein sequence MFSADNLRFFLEVARTGRLNEAARNLGVDHTTVGRRITALEKTFGERLFDRSPGGWHLTEAGADLLPRAESVESAVVAAYDARTSTAGPLTGTVRMVTPDGFGAFVVAPRLVELRRAHPHLDVELVTATEHGSLSARHFDIAVTLEQPSPRAVHVHHLAGYDLRLYAAPEYLRAAPPIAELADLTEHTLVWYIDALLDVAPLRILESLPHKQRVVVQTNNITGHWTAARSGLGIAPLPEYLGEPDDALEVVLPEKFSARRNYWMVIPREMQQLGRVRAVAQFLRSTVAASPYLAQADW encoded by the coding sequence ATGTTCAGCGCCGACAACCTGCGCTTCTTCCTGGAAGTGGCGCGTACGGGCCGGCTCAATGAGGCCGCTCGCAATCTGGGGGTGGACCACACCACGGTTGGCCGGCGCATCACCGCACTGGAAAAGACCTTCGGGGAAAGGCTTTTCGACCGCTCCCCGGGAGGGTGGCACCTCACCGAGGCCGGCGCGGATCTGCTGCCACGCGCGGAGTCGGTGGAATCGGCTGTCGTCGCCGCGTATGACGCGCGAACCTCCACGGCCGGCCCGCTCACCGGCACGGTGCGAATGGTGACTCCGGACGGGTTCGGTGCCTTCGTCGTGGCACCGCGACTCGTCGAACTACGACGGGCGCATCCTCATCTCGATGTCGAACTGGTCACCGCGACCGAACACGGGTCGCTGTCCGCCCGTCACTTCGACATCGCGGTCACGCTCGAACAGCCGTCACCGCGCGCGGTCCATGTGCACCACCTGGCCGGGTACGACCTGCGGCTCTACGCCGCACCGGAGTACCTGCGCGCTGCGCCACCGATCGCCGAGCTTGCCGATCTCACGGAACACACCCTGGTCTGGTACATCGACGCCCTGCTCGACGTGGCGCCGCTGCGGATCCTGGAATCGCTGCCGCACAAGCAGCGGGTCGTGGTCCAGACCAACAACATCACCGGCCACTGGACCGCGGCGCGCAGCGGGCTCGGCATCGCGCCCCTGCCGGAATACCTCGGTGAACCCGACGACGCGCTGGAAGTGGTTCTGCCGGAGAAGTTCTCGGCGCGACGCAACTACTGGATGGTCATCCCGCGGGAAATGCAGCAGCTCGGGCGGGTACGGGCCGTCGCGCAGTTCCTGCGTTCCACGGTGGCGGCCAGCCCGTACCTCGCCCAAGCCGATTGGTGA
- a CDS encoding iron-containing alcohol dehydrogenase — MTVNIALPRFAKIGAGSVEDLGSVITQLNIQRPLLVTDRFLTENGQAERLVKTMQAAGADVAVFSETVPDPTAASLTAGVELARTHNADGVIGFGGGSPMDTAKALAVLSATGESITSYKAPSSYSGPALPIVAVPTTAGSGSEATQFTVVTDGDTDEKMLCPGLSFLPIAIVVDFELTVSMPARLTADTGVDALTHAIEAYVSRRASRFTDALALAAMTSISRHLRRAYADGADREAREAMMLASTQAGMAFSNSSVALVHGMSRPIGGHFHVAHGLSNAMLLPAVTKFSIDSAVERYADCARAMGVVAPATEDRHAADALVAELEQLCADVEVPTPRAYGIDQAEWEARLETMAAQALASGSPNNNPRIPTQEEIVELYREIY; from the coding sequence ATGACTGTCAACATCGCGCTTCCCCGTTTCGCCAAAATCGGCGCCGGATCGGTCGAAGACCTCGGATCGGTCATCACCCAGCTCAACATCCAAAGACCGCTGCTGGTGACCGACAGGTTCCTCACCGAGAACGGTCAAGCCGAACGGCTCGTCAAGACCATGCAAGCCGCGGGAGCCGACGTCGCCGTGTTCTCCGAGACCGTGCCCGACCCGACGGCGGCCTCGCTCACCGCGGGTGTGGAGCTCGCTCGCACCCACAACGCCGACGGCGTCATCGGTTTCGGCGGCGGCAGCCCGATGGACACTGCCAAGGCGTTGGCCGTGCTGTCGGCCACCGGCGAGAGCATCACGTCGTACAAGGCACCGAGCAGCTACTCCGGGCCTGCACTTCCGATCGTCGCGGTGCCGACCACCGCTGGAAGCGGATCGGAAGCAACACAATTCACCGTCGTCACCGACGGTGACACCGACGAGAAGATGCTCTGCCCCGGCCTATCGTTCCTCCCGATCGCCATCGTGGTGGACTTCGAGCTGACCGTGTCCATGCCGGCCCGCCTGACCGCCGATACCGGGGTCGACGCGCTGACCCACGCCATCGAGGCGTATGTGAGCCGACGCGCCAGCCGGTTCACCGATGCCCTGGCCTTGGCGGCGATGACGTCGATTTCGCGGCACCTGCGACGGGCCTACGCCGACGGGGCCGACCGCGAAGCGCGCGAAGCCATGATGTTGGCCTCGACTCAGGCGGGCATGGCGTTCTCGAACTCCAGCGTCGCGCTGGTGCACGGCATGAGCCGGCCCATCGGCGGTCACTTCCACGTCGCACACGGTCTGTCCAACGCCATGCTGCTGCCCGCGGTCACCAAGTTCTCGATCGACTCGGCGGTCGAACGGTATGCCGACTGCGCCCGGGCGATGGGTGTGGTCGCGCCAGCTACCGAGGACCGCCATGCCGCCGACGCGTTGGTGGCCGAGCTCGAGCAGCTCTGTGCCGATGTCGAGGTGCCGACGCCCCGGGCCTACGGCATCGACCAGGCCGAATGGGAGGCGCGCCTGGAGACCATGGCGGCTCAAGCGTTGGCATCCGGGTCGCCGAACAACAACCCACGGATTCCGACTCAGGAGGAGATCGTGGAGCTCTACCGCGAGATCTACTGA